The following are from one region of the Methanomassiliicoccales archaeon LGM-DZ1 genome:
- a CDS encoding zinc ribbon domain-containing protein yields MAEMMYCPNCGRNVNVTKWTGTRILILIVLLILGIIFGLIYLIYVATRKESCPVCGTPAGMLQAPRYSTGSQAGTSAGMSACPSCGTSVPFGSEYCAECGAKLR; encoded by the coding sequence ATGGCAGAAATGATGTATTGCCCCAATTGCGGGCGCAATGTCAATGTCACCAAGTGGACCGGGACCCGCATCTTGATCCTCATCGTGCTTCTGATCCTCGGGATAATCTTCGGCCTGATCTACCTCATCTATGTGGCAACCAGGAAAGAATCGTGCCCCGTGTGCGGTACGCCGGCCGGGATGCTGCAGGCGCCCCGCTACAGCACAGGTTCCCAGGCCGGAACGTCCGCAGGGATGTCCGCCTGCCCCTCATGCGGGACCTCGGTCCCGTTCGGTTCCGAGTACTGCGCCGAGTGCGGCGCCAAGCTCAGGTGA
- a CDS encoding flavodoxin domain-containing protein gives MKTAIVYSSQTGNTQHMAEQIRAGAEAAGKEVICCDISAGPSGADADAVLGADLIILGSPAMGDEVLDDPMEEFFESIEGRIAGKKLAIFGSYDWGDGQWLRDWADRIAGAGAVCVNGEGLKNHLNDFDDSACRELGAL, from the coding sequence ATGAAAACAGCGATAGTTTACTCATCCCAGACCGGGAACACCCAGCACATGGCCGAGCAGATAAGGGCCGGGGCGGAAGCCGCCGGCAAGGAAGTCATCTGCTGCGACATCTCCGCCGGCCCCTCCGGCGCCGACGCGGATGCGGTCCTCGGGGCCGACCTCATCATCCTCGGATCGCCTGCTATGGGCGACGAAGTGCTCGACGACCCCATGGAGGAGTTCTTCGAAAGCATCGAAGGGCGGATCGCCGGCAAGAAACTGGCGATCTTCGGCTCGTACGACTGGGGCGACGGGCAGTGGCTGAGGGACTGGGCGGACAGGATCGCCGGCGCCGGCGCGGTCTGCGTCAACGGAGAGGGGCTGAAGAACCATCTCAACGATTTCGACGACAGTGCCTGCAGGGAGCTGGGCGCTCTCTGA
- a CDS encoding AAA family ATPase produces the protein MHDVALKKVTIRGFKSIKDCTIDLGSINVFIGPNGSGKSNFISALFFLQNILDKNLQRSVGVAGLPSLLYGGMKKTKSIEMEFFFGNNSYGFQLVPNDSGSLVFANEYYGWNDVKTNVRRKVPYGFESEYDNGGSNNINRYVRPVLEAKRWKVYHFHDTTASSGMKQAGMLSDNVSLHHDASNLAPFLHMIKNSYPESYGDIVRAVRMVAPFFDDFVLEPNADNSGLILLRWKQIGLDEVLGASQLSDGTIRIICLAVLLLQPPELQPSAIILDEPELGLHPYAISLFSELVHRISADKQVIISTQSAELLDYFDADDIIVAELTSDGSKYTRLSSDKLRDWMDDYTLSAMWKKNIFGGQP, from the coding sequence ATGCATGATGTCGCACTCAAGAAGGTAACGATCCGCGGTTTCAAGTCGATCAAAGACTGCACGATCGACCTGGGCAGCATCAACGTCTTTATTGGCCCCAACGGTTCCGGGAAGTCCAATTTCATTTCTGCGCTGTTCTTCCTGCAGAACATCCTCGATAAGAATCTCCAGAGGTCCGTGGGAGTGGCCGGTCTGCCCTCCCTGCTGTACGGCGGGATGAAGAAGACCAAGAGCATCGAGATGGAGTTCTTCTTCGGAAACAATTCCTACGGGTTCCAACTGGTCCCCAACGATTCCGGCAGCCTCGTGTTCGCCAATGAGTACTACGGCTGGAACGATGTAAAGACCAATGTGCGCAGGAAGGTCCCCTACGGGTTCGAATCCGAATACGATAACGGAGGCTCCAACAATATAAATCGTTACGTCAGGCCCGTTCTGGAGGCCAAGAGGTGGAAGGTGTACCATTTTCATGATACCACAGCCTCTTCCGGGATGAAGCAGGCGGGTATGCTGTCGGATAACGTCTCCCTGCACCATGACGCATCCAATCTGGCGCCTTTCCTCCATATGATAAAGAACTCATATCCGGAGTCGTACGGCGACATCGTCCGTGCGGTCAGGATGGTAGCTCCCTTCTTCGACGATTTCGTGCTGGAACCGAACGCGGATAACAGCGGGCTGATACTGCTCAGGTGGAAGCAGATCGGTCTGGACGAGGTGCTGGGCGCGAGCCAATTGTCCGACGGGACGATTCGCATCATTTGCTTGGCGGTCCTGCTCCTGCAGCCCCCTGAGTTGCAGCCTTCCGCGATCATACTCGACGAGCCCGAGCTCGGCCTTCACCCGTACGCCATCTCATTGTTCTCCGAGCTGGTGCACAGGATATCCGCCGACAAGCAAGTGATAATATCCACTCAGTCCGCCGAGCTCCTGGATTATTTCGACGCCGACGATATCATCGTCGCCGAGCTGACATCGGACGGATCCAAATACACGCGCCTGTCGTCGGATAAGCTCAGAGATTGGATGGATGATTATACTTTGAGTGCTATGTGGAAGAAGAACATCTTCGGTGGGCAGCCATGA